A window of the Serratia sarumanii genome harbors these coding sequences:
- the rpoB gene encoding DNA-directed RNA polymerase subunit beta has product MVYSYTEKKRIRKDFGKRPQVLDIPYLLSIQLDSFQKFIEQDPEGQYGLEAAFRSVFPIQSYSGNSELQYVSYRLGEPVFDVKECQIRGVTFSAPLRVKLRLVIYEREAPEGTVKDIKEQEVYMGEIPLMTENGTFVINGTERVIVSQLHRSPGVFFDSDKGKTHSSGKVLYNARIIPYRGSWLDFEFDPKDNLFVRIDRRRKLPATIILRALNYTTEQILDLFFDKIVFEIRDNKLQMELVPERLRGETASFDIEANGKIYVEKGRRITARHIRQLEKDDIQSIEVPVEYIAGKVVAKDYIDTNTGELICAANMELSLDLLAKLSQSGHKRIETLFTNDLDHGAYISETLRVDPTTDRLSSLVEIYRMMRPGEPPTREAAESLFENLFFSEDRYDLSAVGRMKFNRSLLRDEIEGSGILSKDDIIEVMKKLIDIRNGKGEVDDIDHLGNRRIRSVGEMAENQFRVGLVRVERAVKERLSLGDLDTLMPQDMINAKPISAAVKEFFGSSQLSQFMDQNNPLSEITHKRRISALGPGGLTRERAGFEVRDVHPTHYGRVCPIETPEGPNIGLINSLSVYAQTNEYGFLETPYRRVRDGVVTDEINYLSAIEEGNFVIAQANSNLDEEGRFVEDLVTCRSKGESSLFSRDQVDYMDVSTQQVVSVGASLIPFLEHDDANRALMGANMQRQAVPTLRADKPLVGTGMERAVAVDSGVTAVAKRGGVIQYVDASRIVIKVNEDEMYPGEAGIDIYNLTKYTRSNQNTCINQMPCVNLGEPIERGDVLADGPSTDLGELALGQNMRVAFMPWNGYNFEDSILVSERVVQEDRFTTIHIQELACVSRDTKLGPEEITADIPNVGEAALSKLDESGIVYIGAEVTGGDILVGKVTPKGETQLTPEEKLLRAIFGEKASDVKDSSLRVPNGVSGTVIDVQVFTRDGVEKDKRALEIEEMQLKQAKKDLTEELQILEAGLFARIHAVLVAGGIEADKLSKLPRDRWLELGLTDEEKQNQLEQLAEQYDELKSDFEKKLEAKRRKITQGDDLAPGVLKIVKVYLAVKRQIQPGDKMAGRHGNKGVISKINPIEDMPYDENGTPVDIVLNPLGVPSRMNIGQILETHLGMAAKGIGEKINQMLKQQQEVAKLREFIQKAYDLGDDVCQKVDLNTFSDDEVLRLAENLKKGMPIATPVFDGAKETEIKQLLEMGGIPTSGQITLFDGRTGEQFERQVTVGYMYMLKLNHLVDDKMHARSTGSYSLVTQQPLGGKAQFGGQRFGEMEVWALEAYGAAYTLQEMLTVKSDDVNGRTKMYKNIVDGDHRMEPGMPESFNVLLKEIRSLGINIELEDE; this is encoded by the coding sequence ATGGTTTACTCCTATACCGAGAAAAAACGTATTCGTAAGGATTTTGGTAAACGTCCACAAGTGCTGGACATACCATATCTCCTTTCTATCCAGCTTGACTCGTTCCAGAAGTTTATCGAGCAAGATCCAGAAGGGCAGTACGGCCTTGAAGCCGCATTCCGTTCTGTTTTCCCTATCCAGAGCTACAGTGGCAATTCGGAGCTGCAATACGTTAGCTACCGTCTTGGTGAGCCGGTCTTCGACGTCAAAGAGTGCCAGATCCGTGGTGTGACGTTCTCTGCACCGCTGCGCGTAAAACTGCGCCTGGTTATCTATGAGCGCGAAGCGCCTGAAGGTACGGTCAAAGACATCAAGGAACAAGAAGTCTACATGGGCGAAATTCCGCTCATGACCGAAAACGGCACCTTTGTGATCAACGGTACTGAGAGGGTTATCGTATCTCAGTTGCACCGTAGTCCTGGCGTATTCTTCGACAGCGATAAGGGTAAAACCCACTCCTCGGGTAAAGTGCTGTACAACGCACGCATCATCCCTTACCGCGGTTCATGGTTGGACTTCGAGTTCGATCCGAAGGACAACCTGTTCGTGCGTATTGACCGTCGCCGCAAACTGCCTGCGACCATCATTCTGCGCGCGCTGAACTACACCACTGAACAGATCCTCGACCTGTTCTTTGACAAGATCGTCTTCGAAATCCGTGACAACAAGCTGCAGATGGAGCTGGTGCCAGAGCGCCTGCGTGGTGAGACCGCTTCGTTCGACATCGAAGCCAACGGCAAGATCTACGTAGAGAAAGGCCGTCGCATCACCGCTCGTCATATCCGTCAGCTGGAAAAAGACGACATTCAGAGCATTGAAGTACCGGTAGAGTACATCGCGGGCAAAGTGGTCGCGAAAGACTATATCGATACCAATACCGGCGAACTGATCTGCGCAGCCAACATGGAGCTGTCGCTGGATCTGCTGGCCAAGTTGAGCCAGTCCGGCCACAAGCGCATCGAAACGCTGTTCACCAACGATCTGGATCACGGCGCGTACATCTCTGAAACGCTGCGCGTCGATCCGACCACCGATCGTCTGAGCTCGTTGGTAGAAATCTACCGCATGATGCGCCCTGGTGAGCCGCCAACGCGCGAAGCTGCCGAAAGCCTGTTCGAGAACCTGTTCTTCTCCGAAGACCGCTACGATCTGTCCGCGGTTGGCCGTATGAAGTTCAACCGTTCTCTGCTGCGCGACGAGATCGAAGGTTCGGGCATCCTGAGCAAAGACGACATCATCGAAGTGATGAAGAAGCTCATCGATATCCGTAACGGCAAGGGCGAAGTGGACGATATCGACCACTTGGGCAACCGTCGTATCCGTTCCGTCGGCGAAATGGCCGAGAACCAGTTCCGCGTAGGTCTGGTGCGTGTTGAGCGTGCGGTGAAGGAGCGTCTGTCTCTGGGCGATCTGGATACCCTGATGCCTCAGGACATGATCAACGCCAAGCCGATTTCGGCGGCGGTGAAAGAGTTCTTCGGCTCCAGCCAGCTGTCCCAGTTCATGGACCAGAACAACCCGCTGTCCGAGATCACGCACAAGCGCCGTATCTCCGCACTGGGCCCGGGCGGTCTGACCCGTGAGCGCGCCGGCTTTGAAGTTCGAGACGTACACCCGACCCACTACGGCCGCGTGTGCCCAATCGAAACGCCGGAAGGTCCAAACATCGGTCTGATCAACTCCCTGTCCGTGTACGCACAGACTAACGAGTATGGCTTCCTGGAAACCCCGTACCGCCGCGTGCGTGACGGCGTGGTGACCGATGAAATCAACTACCTGTCTGCTATTGAAGAAGGCAACTTCGTTATCGCCCAGGCGAACTCCAACCTGGATGAAGAAGGCCGCTTCGTAGAAGACCTGGTCACCTGCCGCAGCAAAGGCGAATCAAGCCTGTTCAGCCGCGACCAGGTTGACTACATGGACGTATCCACCCAGCAGGTTGTTTCCGTTGGTGCTTCACTGATTCCATTCCTGGAACACGATGACGCCAACCGTGCATTGATGGGTGCGAACATGCAACGTCAGGCCGTACCGACCCTGCGCGCTGACAAGCCGCTGGTCGGTACCGGTATGGAACGCGCCGTAGCGGTTGACTCCGGCGTAACCGCCGTTGCCAAACGCGGCGGTGTGATCCAGTACGTGGATGCTTCCCGTATCGTTATCAAAGTTAACGAAGACGAGATGTACCCGGGCGAAGCAGGTATCGATATTTACAACCTGACCAAGTACACCCGTTCTAACCAGAACACCTGCATCAACCAGATGCCGTGTGTGAATCTGGGTGAGCCAATCGAGCGCGGCGACGTGCTGGCGGATGGCCCATCGACAGACCTGGGCGAACTGGCACTGGGCCAGAACATGCGCGTAGCGTTCATGCCTTGGAACGGCTACAACTTCGAAGACTCCATCTTGGTCTCCGAGCGCGTGGTGCAGGAAGATCGCTTCACCACCATCCACATCCAGGAACTGGCGTGCGTGTCTCGCGACACCAAGCTGGGGCCTGAAGAGATCACTGCCGACATCCCTAACGTGGGTGAAGCTGCGCTCTCCAAGCTGGATGAATCCGGTATCGTGTATATCGGTGCTGAAGTGACCGGCGGTGACATTCTGGTCGGTAAGGTAACGCCTAAAGGCGAAACCCAGCTGACGCCGGAAGAGAAACTGCTGCGTGCGATCTTCGGTGAGAAAGCGTCTGACGTTAAAGACTCTTCTCTGCGTGTACCGAACGGCGTTTCCGGTACGGTTATCGACGTGCAGGTCTTCACCCGCGATGGCGTGGAAAAAGACAAGCGCGCGTTGGAAATCGAAGAGATGCAGCTGAAGCAGGCGAAGAAAGACCTGACTGAAGAACTGCAGATCCTGGAAGCCGGCCTGTTTGCGCGTATCCACGCGGTGCTGGTTGCCGGTGGCATCGAAGCCGACAAGCTGAGCAAGCTGCCGCGCGATCGCTGGCTGGAACTGGGCCTGACCGACGAAGAGAAGCAAAACCAGCTGGAGCAGCTGGCTGAGCAGTACGACGAACTGAAATCTGACTTCGAGAAGAAGCTGGAAGCCAAGCGTCGTAAGATCACTCAGGGCGACGATCTGGCGCCGGGCGTGCTGAAAATCGTCAAGGTTTATCTGGCCGTTAAACGTCAGATCCAACCGGGTGACAAGATGGCGGGCCGCCACGGTAACAAGGGTGTTATCTCCAAGATCAACCCGATCGAAGATATGCCTTACGATGAAAACGGCACGCCGGTAGACATCGTACTGAACCCGCTGGGCGTACCATCACGTATGAACATCGGTCAGATCCTGGAAACCCACCTGGGTATGGCTGCGAAAGGCATCGGTGAGAAGATCAACCAGATGCTGAAGCAGCAGCAGGAAGTGGCCAAGCTGCGTGAGTTCATCCAGAAGGCCTACGATCTGGGCGACGACGTTTGCCAGAAAGTTGACCTGAACACCTTCAGCGACGACGAAGTGCTGCGTCTGGCAGAGAACCTGAAAAAAGGTATGCCGATCGCAACGCCGGTGTTTGACGGTGCGAAAGAGACTGAAATCAAGCAACTGCTGGAAATGGGCGGTATCCCGACTTCCGGTCAGATCACGCTGTTCGATGGCCGTACCGGTGAGCAATTCGAGCGCCAGGTTACTGTCGGCTATATGTACATGCTGAAACTGAACCACTTGGTTGACGATAAAATGCACGCCCGTTCAACCGGTTCTTACAGCTTGGTGACTCAGCAACCTCTGGGTGGTAAAGCGCAGTTCGGTGGTCAACGCTTCGGTGAGATGGAAGTGTGGGCACTGGAAGCATACGGCGCGGCTTATACCCTGCAGGAAATGCTCACCGTTAAGTCGGATGACGTTAACGGCCGTACCAAGATGTACAAAAACATCGTGGATGGCGACCACCGGATGGAGCCAGGCATGCCGGAATCCTTCAACGTACTGTTGAAAGAAATCCGCTCGCTCGGCATCAACATCGAACTGGAAGACGAGTAA
- a CDS encoding GNAT family N-acetyltransferase, with the protein MDSLITFEKLTAQHLPYLYEIRFSVEENLLHPHQIQYLQRKQALEDINQGGGWICKHGDDYAGVGFGLFIPEPLIGGLFVKPEYQSKGIGSALLARITHWMFEHGAEAIHLTTDPGSKAEGFYQHHGWAVVGQDEFGQVELVKRQEGD; encoded by the coding sequence ATGGACAGCCTCATTACCTTCGAAAAATTGACGGCGCAACACCTGCCTTACCTGTATGAGATCCGCTTTTCCGTTGAGGAAAACCTGCTGCATCCGCATCAGATCCAGTATCTGCAGCGCAAACAGGCGCTGGAGGACATCAACCAGGGCGGCGGCTGGATCTGCAAGCATGGCGACGACTATGCCGGCGTTGGCTTCGGGCTATTCATCCCTGAACCGCTGATCGGCGGCCTGTTCGTGAAGCCGGAATACCAGTCGAAGGGGATCGGCTCCGCCTTGCTGGCACGGATCACTCACTGGATGTTTGAACACGGCGCCGAAGCGATCCACTTAACCACCGATCCCGGCTCCAAAGCCGAAGGCTTTTATCAACATCACGGCTGGGCCGTGGTCGGGCAGGATGAATTCGGCCAGGTCGAACTGGTGAAACGCCAAGAGGGTGACTGA
- a CDS encoding oxidoreductase, translating to MKINGLMTLLLLSLFSAPLYAAVDYFYLKPLDGEKIKITRQMLEAMPSHTIKTSTNFTPEDTFTGVELAELVKAYHLKGQSVRAFAWDDYSYSMPIDEMTKYRVIVAYQRGGKPIDVGELGPFAIIYPRDSYAELNNLDVNAKTVWQVKRLELK from the coding sequence ATGAAAATCAACGGATTGATGACGTTACTGCTGCTTTCGCTGTTCAGCGCGCCGCTGTATGCGGCCGTTGACTACTTTTACCTGAAGCCGCTCGACGGCGAGAAGATCAAGATAACCCGGCAGATGCTGGAGGCGATGCCGTCGCACACGATTAAAACCTCGACCAATTTCACCCCGGAAGATACGTTCACCGGCGTTGAGCTTGCGGAGCTGGTGAAAGCCTATCATCTGAAAGGCCAGTCGGTGCGCGCTTTCGCCTGGGATGATTACTCCTATTCGATGCCGATTGACGAGATGACTAAATACCGCGTGATCGTCGCCTATCAGCGCGGCGGCAAGCCGATCGACGTGGGGGAACTGGGGCCGTTCGCCATTATTTATCCGCGCGATAGCTACGCCGAGCTGAATAACCTGGATGTGAACGCGAAAACCGTCTGGCAAGTTAAACGGTTGGAGCTGAAATAA
- a CDS encoding sensor histidine kinase, protein MSKKLIGTLIALVAIFSLLILLIAINFGGVKERYKQIEPNLDNYSVAEILFLAFERTKTALLLSENNDYDAFQIKKKIFYSKIQILESRSTFSDSFYYDDEFIKNVALLKQQYRTLDDLSAGLLVGQKNKADILSYMDDIEGTLVDIQEIIYRIQIKNFTEVKGIIQENSSKAEMFALFSLILVFLMMFLVLRNAFSLKEIIKNKNIFISSIYHEIAGSTQAIVIAADIMEHELAQEELKKEARLISYHGNKIAEQTREVMDYSRLEMGEVKINISTFRLNEVVDDAVTGIGAGRGNRLVIHRSSYAGLIGSDKYKLYRILANLLSNADKFTHRGAITLNVKVCHGNLYLRVKDTGIGFNVKNLDRLYKAFNQGVERETRQGLGLGLTIIKNYVTTMKGTIKAKSVEGVGSSFLIRIPVKLIKE, encoded by the coding sequence ATGAGCAAAAAACTGATCGGTACTCTTATCGCGTTGGTTGCCATCTTCTCCTTATTGATTTTGTTGATTGCCATTAACTTCGGCGGCGTAAAAGAACGCTATAAGCAGATCGAGCCCAATCTGGACAACTACTCGGTGGCCGAGATCCTCTTTCTGGCGTTTGAAAGAACCAAAACCGCGCTGCTGCTCAGTGAAAACAACGACTACGACGCCTTCCAGATCAAAAAGAAAATCTTCTACTCGAAGATTCAGATCCTGGAGAGCCGTTCTACCTTCAGCGACTCTTTTTATTACGACGACGAGTTCATCAAGAATGTTGCGCTGCTGAAGCAGCAGTACCGCACGTTGGACGATCTCTCCGCCGGCTTGCTGGTGGGGCAGAAAAACAAGGCGGACATTCTCTCTTATATGGATGATATCGAGGGCACGCTGGTCGATATCCAGGAAATTATTTATCGGATACAGATTAAAAACTTTACCGAAGTGAAAGGCATCATCCAGGAGAATTCGAGTAAAGCCGAGATGTTCGCCCTCTTTTCGTTGATTTTGGTGTTTCTGATGATGTTCCTGGTGCTGAGAAATGCCTTCTCGTTAAAAGAGATCATCAAGAACAAGAACATCTTTATCTCTTCCATCTACCACGAGATCGCCGGCTCGACTCAGGCCATCGTCATTGCCGCGGATATCATGGAGCACGAGCTGGCGCAGGAAGAGTTGAAAAAAGAAGCCCGCCTGATCTCCTATCACGGCAATAAGATCGCCGAACAAACGCGCGAGGTGATGGATTATTCGCGGCTTGAGATGGGGGAAGTCAAAATCAATATTTCCACCTTCCGGCTGAATGAGGTGGTGGACGATGCCGTAACCGGCATCGGCGCCGGGCGCGGCAATCGTCTCGTGATTCACCGTTCGTCTTATGCCGGCCTGATTGGTTCTGATAAATACAAGCTCTACCGAATATTGGCCAACCTGCTCAGCAACGCGGACAAATTTACCCACCGCGGCGCGATAACCCTTAACGTGAAGGTATGTCACGGCAATCTGTATTTGCGGGTAAAAGACACCGGCATCGGGTTTAACGTCAAAAATCTGGATCGGTTGTATAAGGCGTTCAATCAGGGGGTGGAAAGGGAAACGCGGCAGGGGTTGGGGCTGGGGCTGACCATTATCAAAAATTACGTCACGACGATGAAAGGTACCATTAAAGCCAAATCCGTCGAAGGAGTGGGCTCATCGTTTTTGATCCGCATCCCGGTCAAACTAATTAAAGAATAG
- the rpoC gene encoding DNA-directed RNA polymerase subunit beta': protein MKDLLKFLKAQTKTEEFDAIKIALASPDMIRSWSFGEVKKPETINYRTFKPERDGLFCARIFGPVKDYECLCGKYKRLKHRGVICEKCGVEVTQTKVRRERMGHIELASPTAHIWFLKSLPSRIGLLLDMPLRDIERVLYFESYVVVEGGMTNLERRQILTEEQYLDALEEFGDEFDAKMGAEAIQALLKNMDLEAECEQLREELNETNSETKRKKLTKRIKLLEAFVQSGNKPEWMILTVLPVLPPDLRPLVPLDGGRFATSDLNDLYRRVINRNNRLKRLLDLAAPDIIVRNEKRMLQEAVDALLDNGRRGRAITGSNKRPLKSLADMIKGKQGRFRQNLLGKRVDYSGRSVITVGPYLRLHQCGLPKKMALELFKPFIYGKLELRGLATTIKAAKKMVEREEAVVWDILDEVIREHPVLLNRAPTLHRLGIQAFEPVLIEGKAIQLHPLVCAAYNADFDGDQMAVHVPLTLEAQLEARALMMSTNNILSPANGEPIIVPSQDVVLGLYYMTRDCVNAKGEGMVLNGSKEAERVYRAGLASLHARVKVRITEDVKNAEGEWTSQTSIIDTTIGRAILWMIVPKGLPYAIVNQPLGKKAISKMLNTCYRILGLKPTVIFADQIMYTGFAYAARSGASVGIDDMVIPAKKAEIIEEAETEVAEIQEQFQSGLVTAGERYNKVIDIWAAANERVAKAMMENLSVEDVVNRDGEVEQQVSFNSIFMMADSGARGSAAQIRQLAGMRGLMAKPDGSIIETPITANFREGLNVLQYFISTHGARKGLADTALKTANSGYLTRRLVDVAQDLVVTEDDCGTHDGILMTPVIEGGDVKEPLRERVLGRVTAEDVLKPGTADILVPRNTLLNEKACDLLEENSVDSVKVRSVVSCETDFGVCANCYGRDLARGHIINKGEAIGVIAAQSIGEPGTQLTMRTFHIGGAASRAAAESSIQVKNKGSIKLSNAKFVMNAAGKLVITSRNTELKLIDEFGRTKESYKVPYGAVMGKGDGEEVNGGETVANWDPHTMPVISEVSGFIRFADMVDGQTITRQTDELTGLSSLVVLDSAERTGSGKDLRPALKIVDAQGEDVLIPGTDMPAQYFLPGKAIVQLEDGIQIGAGDTLARIPQESGGTKDITGGLPRVADLFEARRPKEPAILAEISGIISFGKETKGKRRLVISPLDGSDAYEEMIPKWRQLNVFEGEVVERGDVVSDGPESPHDILRLRGVHAVTRYITNEVQEVYRLQGVKINDKHIEVIVRQMLRKGTIVSAGGSEFLEGEQAEVSRVKIANRQLEAEGKIPATFSRDLLGITKASLATESFISAASFQETTRVLTEAAVAGKRDELRGLKENVIVGRLIPAGTGYAYHQDRMRRRAQGEAPVVPQVSAEEATANLAELLNAGLGGSDDE, encoded by the coding sequence GTGAAAGACTTATTGAAGTTTCTGAAAGCGCAAACTAAGACCGAAGAGTTTGATGCGATCAAGATTGCTCTGGCCTCGCCAGACATGATCCGTTCGTGGTCGTTCGGTGAAGTTAAGAAGCCGGAAACCATTAACTACCGTACGTTCAAACCAGAGCGTGACGGCCTTTTCTGCGCCCGTATCTTCGGGCCGGTAAAAGATTACGAGTGCCTGTGCGGTAAGTACAAGCGCTTGAAACACCGCGGCGTGATCTGTGAGAAGTGCGGCGTTGAAGTGACCCAGACCAAAGTGCGTCGTGAGCGCATGGGCCACATCGAGCTGGCTTCGCCGACTGCGCACATCTGGTTCCTGAAATCGCTGCCATCCCGCATCGGTTTGCTGCTGGATATGCCGCTGCGTGACATCGAACGCGTACTGTACTTCGAATCCTATGTGGTGGTCGAAGGCGGTATGACCAACCTCGAGCGTCGTCAGATCCTGACCGAAGAGCAGTATCTGGACGCGCTGGAAGAGTTTGGTGACGAATTCGACGCCAAGATGGGTGCGGAAGCTATTCAGGCCCTGTTGAAAAACATGGATCTGGAAGCCGAGTGCGAGCAGCTGCGTGAAGAGCTGAACGAAACCAACTCCGAAACCAAGCGCAAGAAGCTGACCAAGCGTATCAAGCTGCTGGAAGCGTTCGTGCAGTCCGGTAACAAACCGGAGTGGATGATCCTGACCGTGCTGCCGGTACTGCCGCCGGATCTGCGTCCTCTGGTTCCGCTGGATGGCGGTCGTTTCGCGACCTCGGATCTGAACGATCTGTATCGCCGCGTGATCAACCGTAACAACCGTCTGAAACGCCTGCTGGATCTGGCTGCGCCGGACATCATCGTGCGCAACGAAAAGCGTATGCTGCAAGAAGCGGTAGACGCCCTGCTGGATAACGGCCGTCGCGGTCGTGCCATCACCGGTTCCAACAAACGTCCTCTGAAATCTTTGGCCGACATGATCAAAGGTAAGCAGGGTCGTTTCCGTCAGAACCTGCTCGGTAAACGCGTTGACTACTCCGGCCGTTCCGTAATCACCGTAGGTCCATACCTGCGCCTGCATCAGTGCGGTCTGCCTAAAAAGATGGCGCTGGAGCTGTTCAAACCGTTCATCTACGGCAAGTTGGAGCTGCGTGGCCTGGCCACCACCATCAAAGCCGCCAAGAAAATGGTTGAGCGTGAAGAAGCCGTCGTTTGGGATATCCTGGACGAAGTGATCCGCGAACACCCGGTACTGCTGAACCGTGCACCAACCCTGCACCGTTTGGGTATCCAGGCGTTTGAACCGGTTCTGATCGAAGGTAAAGCGATCCAGCTGCACCCGCTGGTTTGTGCGGCCTATAACGCCGACTTCGATGGTGACCAGATGGCCGTTCACGTACCGCTGACGCTGGAAGCCCAGCTGGAAGCGCGTGCGCTGATGATGTCCACCAACAACATCCTGTCCCCTGCGAACGGCGAGCCAATCATCGTTCCTTCTCAGGACGTTGTACTGGGTCTGTACTACATGACCCGCGACTGTGTTAACGCCAAGGGCGAAGGCATGGTGCTGAACGGTTCCAAAGAAGCTGAGCGTGTTTACCGCGCCGGCCTGGCGTCTCTGCATGCGCGCGTTAAAGTGCGTATCACCGAAGACGTCAAAAACGCCGAAGGCGAATGGACTTCTCAGACCAGCATCATCGACACCACCATCGGCCGCGCCATCCTGTGGATGATCGTACCGAAAGGTCTGCCGTACGCGATCGTTAACCAGCCTTTGGGCAAGAAAGCGATCTCCAAGATGCTGAACACCTGTTACCGCATCCTGGGCCTGAAGCCGACCGTTATCTTTGCTGACCAGATCATGTACACCGGTTTTGCTTACGCAGCCCGTTCCGGCGCTTCCGTAGGTATCGACGACATGGTTATCCCGGCCAAGAAAGCGGAGATCATCGAAGAAGCGGAAACCGAAGTTGCCGAGATCCAGGAGCAGTTCCAGTCTGGTCTGGTTACCGCCGGCGAACGCTACAACAAAGTGATCGATATCTGGGCTGCAGCGAACGAACGCGTTGCGAAAGCGATGATGGAAAACCTGTCGGTAGAAGACGTGGTTAACCGTGACGGCGAAGTGGAACAGCAAGTTTCCTTCAACAGCATCTTTATGATGGCCGACTCCGGTGCGCGTGGTTCCGCCGCTCAGATTCGTCAGCTGGCCGGTATGCGTGGTCTGATGGCGAAGCCGGACGGCTCCATCATCGAAACGCCAATCACCGCGAACTTCCGTGAAGGTCTGAACGTACTCCAGTACTTCATCTCCACCCACGGTGCTCGTAAAGGTCTGGCGGATACCGCACTGAAAACCGCGAACTCCGGTTATCTGACCCGTCGTCTGGTTGACGTGGCGCAGGATCTGGTTGTGACCGAAGACGACTGTGGCACCCACGACGGCATCCTGATGACTCCGGTTATCGAAGGTGGCGACGTGAAAGAGCCGCTGCGTGAACGCGTTCTGGGCCGTGTGACGGCAGAAGACGTCCTCAAGCCGGGTACGGCGGACATTCTGGTGCCACGCAACACCCTGCTGAACGAGAAGGCGTGTGACCTGTTGGAAGAGAACTCTGTCGACAGCGTTAAAGTCCGTTCCGTGGTGAGCTGTGAAACCGACTTTGGTGTGTGCGCAAACTGCTACGGTCGCGACCTGGCACGTGGCCACATCATCAACAAAGGTGAAGCCATCGGCGTTATCGCGGCACAGTCCATCGGTGAGCCGGGTACACAGCTGACGATGCGTACGTTCCACATCGGTGGTGCGGCATCTCGTGCGGCTGCTGAATCCAGCATCCAGGTGAAAAACAAGGGTAGCATCAAGCTGAGCAACGCGAAGTTCGTTATGAACGCTGCGGGCAAGCTGGTGATCACCTCGCGTAACACCGAACTGAAACTGATCGACGAATTCGGCCGTACCAAAGAAAGCTACAAGGTGCCTTACGGTGCCGTGATGGGCAAAGGCGACGGTGAAGAAGTTAACGGCGGCGAAACCGTCGCTAACTGGGATCCGCACACCATGCCGGTCATCAGTGAAGTCAGCGGCTTCATTCGCTTCGCGGACATGGTCGACGGCCAGACCATTACTCGCCAGACCGACGAACTGACCGGTTTGTCCTCTCTGGTAGTTCTGGACAGCGCAGAGCGTACCGGTAGCGGTAAAGACCTGCGTCCGGCACTGAAAATCGTTGACGCTCAGGGCGAAGACGTATTGATCCCAGGCACCGATATGCCTGCTCAATACTTCCTCCCGGGCAAAGCGATCGTTCAGCTGGAAGACGGCATTCAGATCGGTGCGGGTGATACCCTGGCGCGTATTCCTCAGGAATCCGGCGGTACCAAGGATATTACCGGTGGTCTGCCGCGCGTTGCCGACCTGTTCGAAGCACGTCGTCCGAAAGAGCCGGCAATCCTGGCTGAAATCAGCGGGATTATCTCGTTCGGTAAAGAGACCAAAGGCAAACGTCGCCTGGTGATCTCTCCGCTGGACGGCAGCGACGCTTACGAAGAGATGATTCCGAAATGGCGTCAGCTTAACGTGTTCGAAGGCGAAGTGGTGGAACGTGGCGACGTCGTATCCGACGGCCCAGAGTCTCCGCACGACATTCTGCGTCTGCGTGGCGTGCATGCGGTTACCCGCTACATCACCAACGAAGTGCAGGAAGTTTACCGTCTGCAAGGCGTTAAGATTAACGATAAGCACATCGAAGTTATCGTTCGTCAGATGCTGCGTAAAGGCACTATCGTTAGCGCTGGTGGCTCCGAGTTCCTGGAAGGCGAGCAGGCTGAAGTGTCTCGCGTCAAGATTGCCAACCGTCAGCTGGAAGCTGAAGGTAAGATCCCGGCAACCTTCTCGCGCGATCTGCTGGGTATCACCAAGGCTTCCTTGGCGACCGAGTCCTTCATCTCCGCTGCATCGTTCCAGGAAACGACGCGCGTTCTGACCGAAGCTGCCGTAGCCGGCAAGCGTGATGAACTGCGTGGCCTGAAAGAGAACGTCATCGTGGGCCGTCTGATCCCAGCCGGTACCGGTTACGCTTATCATCAGGATCGCATGCGTCGCCGTGCTCAGGGTGAAGCGCCGGTTGTTCCGCAAGTCAGCGCGGAAGAAGCGACGGCTAACCTGGCCGAGCTGCTCAACGCAGGCCTGGGCGGCAGCGACGACGAGTAA